Proteins encoded by one window of Carassius auratus strain Wakin chromosome 24, ASM336829v1, whole genome shotgun sequence:
- the LOC113042118 gene encoding formin-like protein 1 — translation MGNAAGSLEMSPRRDVKRPLSTYGQKQPPAPKLPLPPEDELEERFSMVLNSMNLPPDKMKLLCQYDNEKKWELVCDQERFQVKNPPSAYIQKLKSVLEQGGGRKFKRRVQESTQVLRELEISLRTNHIGWVQEFLNEENKGLDVLVDYLSFAQRAVTYDMDSSDNGSFEEKSVEDLTTSATNSPTHNSPRSGRPFTTRKALRFSRLLSQKNHLHLCIMCLRAIMNYQLGFNQVMAHPNCVNEITLSLNNKNGRTKALVLELLAAVCLVRGGHEMIIAAFNNFKEVCGEKNRFEKLMEYFRNEDNNIDFMVACMQFINIVVHSEENMNFRVYLQYEFTQLGLDSYLEKLTVTESERLQVQIQAYLDNVFDVGAMLEDAEAKNTIMEHLEELQEQNTQLNTRLQQCESEAVEKTSELEKLLIQSRKEVELLKDSVKETQAQLSQLQQKEKERETHSEKEQERERERQRSAEALSELEKMAQVLLDRGLIRMDRSQSGSLELHIMPAANITDNSITEIKASPVMQSPPPPPAPAPPPPPPPPPPMSVAPPPSPVPGRTGSVQTGVKGKKPIKTKYRMPLLNWQALMEEQVAGTVFTELDDESVLGELNMDVFEELFKTKAQSAPVDVGTLKVKVAHKASSKIALLEPNRAKNLAITLRKVGMSTGQICTAIQTYNLDLLNSDFLELLERFIPSDYELRLIEKYEREGRPLQELSEEDRFMMAFSKIPRLAQTISTLTFMGNFSEIILLIKPQLNAIIAASMSIKSSSKLKKILEIILAFGNYMNSEKRGSAYGFRLQSLDLLLDMKSTDRKLTLLHFIVSIIQEKYPQLHNFHTELHCLDKAALVSQDSILADVRSLEKGMEVVRREYLQQKDSAVLTNFMSSNGSLLDSVVKDSKTAEEVFLSVVEYFGEDPKSTPPSVFFPVFARFIKAYKLAEQENEQRRKRISETDLGSDLHIPDSPVNTAVSNRMPAMPGFPQVDLIAELKRRQMTPLVREGRDGAIEDIITDLRNQPYIRADGGRRSAKWKPAQQLPVSSDISL, via the exons ATGGGGAACGCAGCTGGAAGTCTGGAGATGTCACCCAGACGGGACGTCAAACGGCCCCTCAGCACTTATGGGCAGAAACAGCCACCGGCCCCTAAACTGCCCCTACCACCTGAGGACGAGTTAGAGGAGAGATTCAGCATGGTGTTG AATTCCATGAATCTTCCGCCAGACAAAATGAAGCTGCTCTGTCAGTACGACAACGAGAAGAAATGGGAGTTAGTTTGTGACCAG GAACGGTTCCAGGTGAAGAATCCTCCGTCAGCATACATTCAGAAACTCAAGAGTGTATTAGAGCAGGGAGGAGGCAGAAAG TTTAAAAGGCGAGTCCAAGAATCCACACAAGTTCTGAGAGAGTTGGAGATCTCTTTGCGCACCAATCACATCGG GTGGGTTCAGGAGTTTCTAAATGAAGAAAACAAGGGGTTAGACGTGCTGGTGGACTACCTCTCTTTTGCTCAACGTGCAGTCac ATATGACATGGACAGCTCTGATAATGGAAGCTTTGAAGAGAAATCTGTGGAAGATTTGACCACCAGTGCGACAAACTCCCCTACCCACAATTCCCCACGCTCAGGACGCCCCTTCACCACAAG GAAAGCTCTGAGATTTTCGCGTCTGCTCAGTCAGAAGAACCACCTGCACCTCTGCATCATGTGCCTCCGTGCCATCATGAACTACCAG ttaggGTTTAATCAGGTGATGGCTCATCCCAACTGTGTCAATGAAATCACACTGAGTCTCAACAACAAGAATGGCAG gaCTAAAGCTCTGGTTCTGGAGCTCCTTGCTGCTGTCTGTTTGGTTCGAGGAGGTCACGAAATGATTATTGCAGCCTTTAATAATTTCAAAGAG GTGTGTGGAGAGAAAAACAGATTTGAGAAACTCATGGAGTATTTCAGAAATGAGGACAACAACATTGATTTCATG GTGGCTTGTATGCAGTTTATCAACATTGTAGTGCACTCAGAAGAGAACATGAACTTCCGAGTGTATTTACAGTATGAGTTTACACAACTGGGACTAGACAGCTATCTGGAG aagttAACCGTCACTGAGAGCGAGAGGCTGCAGGTGCAGATTCAAGCGTATCTGGATAATGTGTTTGATGTAGGAGCGATGCTAGAGGACGCCGAGGCCAAAAACACAATAATGGAACATCTAGAGGAGCTACAAGAACAAaacacacag TTAAACACTAGACTGCAGCAGTGTGAGAGTGAAGCTGTGGAGAAGACGTCTGAACTGGAGAAACTGCTCATACAGAGTAGGAAAGAGGTGGAGCTTCTGAAG GACAGTGTGAAGGAGACACAGGCTCAGCTCTCTCAGCTGCAgcagaaggagaaagagagagagacacacagtgaGAAGGAgcaggagcgagagagagagagacagcgctCTGCTGAAGCTCTGTCCGAGCTGGAGAAGATGGCCCAGGTTCTGCTGGACCGAGGTCTGATCCGCATGGACAGATCCCAATCCGGCTCTCTGGAATTACACATTATGCCAGCCGCTAACATAACAG ATAATagtatcacagaaataaaggcCTCGCCTGTGATGCAGTCTCCGCCCCCTCCTCCTGCCCCCGCCCCTCCACCACCACCCCCTCCTCCGCCCCCTATGAGTGTAGCCCCGCCCCCTTCACCTGTGCCTGGAAGGACAGGAAGTGTACAGACAG gtgtAAAAGGTAAGAAGCCAATCAAGACCAAGTATCGCATGCCATTGCTTAATTGGCAGGCTCTAATGGAGGAACAGGTGGCCGGCACCGTCTTCACAGAGCTGGATGATGAAAGTGTGCTTGGG GAGCTGAATATGGACGTCTTTGAGGAGTTGTTTAAAACTAAAGCTCAGTCTGCACCTGTGGATGTCGGCACTCTGAAGGTGAAAGTGGCTCATAAAGCATCCAGTAAAATCGCACTGCTGGAGCCCAACAGGGCCAAAAACCTCGCCATCACGCTGCGGAAAGTAGGCATGAGCACTGGGCAGATCTGCACTGCGATCCAAAC GTATAATCTTGATTTGCTAAACTCTGATTTCCTGGAGCTGCTGGAGCGTTTCATCCCGTCGGATTATGAGCTGAGGTTGATTGAGAAATACGAGCGTGAAGGGCGCCCCCTGCAGGAGCTGTCGGAGGAGGACCGATTCATGATGGCCTTCAGCAAGATCCCGCGTCTGGCACAGACAATCAGCACTCTGACCTTCATGGGCAACTTCAGCGAGATCATCCTGCTAATAAAGCCT caattaaaTGCCATCATTGCTGCATCCATGTCAATCAAATCCTCCAGCAAACTCAAGAAGATTCTAGAG aTCATTCTTGCATTTGGAAATTACATGAACAGTGAGAAGAGAGGATCAGCTTATGGATTTCGACTCCAAAGTCTGGACCTG CTTCTGGACATGAAATCCACGGATCGAAAACTGACACTCCTGCATTTCATCGTCAGCATCATACAAGAGAAATATCCTCAGCTGCACAACTTTCACACTGAACTACACTGTCTGGATAAAGCTGCACTGG tctctcaggACAGCATCCTTGCAGATGTTCGATCTCTGGAGAAGGGAATGGAGGTGGTTCGAAGGGAATATCTCCAGCAGAAAGACAGCGCTGTCCTCACAAACTTCATGTCCAGTAACGGCAGTCTGCTGGACTCTGTGGTCAAAGACAGCAAAACTGCAGAG GAGGTCTTTCTCTCAGTGGTGGAGTATTTTGGAGAGGATCCCAAATCCACACCTCCTTCTGTGTTCTTCCCTGTTTTTGCCAGATTTATTAAAGCATATAAG ctGGCTGAACAGGAGAATGAACAGCGGAGGAAGAGAATCTCTGAGACTGATTTGGGCTCAGATTTACACATCCCTGACTCTCCTGTGAACACTGCTGTGTCTAACAGG ATGCCGGCGATGCCAGGCTTCCCTCAGGTGGATCTGATCGCAGAGCTGAAGCGCAGGCAGATGACGCCGCTCGTGAGAGAGGGCAGAGACGGAGCCATCGAGGACATCATCACAG atttaAGGAACCAGCCGTACATCAGAGCAGACGGAGGAAGACGAAGCGCCAAATGGAAACCAGCTCAGCAGCTTCCCGTGTCGTCCGACATCtctctgtga
- the LOC113042117 gene encoding C-C chemokine receptor type 7 — MELSDSTTEDFSSSYTYDYDYNYTDMVTEANVTDVEELCVASKEQELTITVVQTTVFLIVFFLGVFGNGLVIATFARYRRLRLRCMTDVFLFYLALSDLLLLLTLPLETGETLIGSWEFGEGLCKLNRGMYAINTYGGLLLLACISVDRYLVVVRTRAIRKRSSGTLFYSTLSALGVALTSVFLSLPDLLFSSVENDMGSDVLLCDMKVWGDGVSKWKLWAQMAKIAGFCIPCVAMVVCYGAIGRVLIRAGGNCWRRQRTLRLMALLVVLFLLFQLPYTMVLLIKIFKPTQINCEDWTKFHLQENITRNLAYVRCCLNPLLYALVGVRFRNDIIRLLMDTGCMCTCVSHITPQHDNGSSITPSSPAPTILSSFPSSYMSSKKTPALDTPAADTAETFIFPMPISSKKTSGLMSWCHQ, encoded by the coding sequence ATGGAGCTATCTGATTCAACTACAGAAGATTTTTCATCAAGCTACACTTATGATTATGATTACAATTACACTGATATGGTCACCGAGGCCAATGTCACTGATGTTGAGGAGCTGTGTGTAGCCAGCAAAGAACAGGAGCTGACCATTACTGTTGTCCAGACCACGGTCTTCCTCATTGTCTTCTTCTTAGGTGTGTTTGGTAACGGGCTGGTCATTGCCACATTTGCACGGTACCGCCGTCTACGTCTACGCTGCATGACCGATGTCTTCCTGTTCTACCTGGCTCTGTCCGACTTACTGCTTCTGCTGACTCTTCCGTTAGAGACGGGAGAGACACTGATCGGCAGCTGGGAGTTCGGAGAGGGGCTGTGCAAGCTAAACCGTGGTATGTATGCCATCAACACCTATGGAGGTCTGCTGTTGTTGGCTTGCATTAGCGTTGATCGCTATTTAGTGGTGGTTCGCACCAGGGCCATACGGAAGAGGAGTTCTGGGACTCTGTTTTACAGCACACTGTCTGCGCTTGGAGTCGCACTAACTTCTGTCTTCCTGAGCCTGCCAGACTTGCTCTTCAGCTCCGTGGAGAACGACATGGGTTCAGACGTCCTTTTGTGTGATATGAAAGTTTGGGGCGATGGAGTGAGTAAATGGAAGCTGTGGGCCCAGATGGCAAAGATCGCAGGATTCTGCATCCCTTGCGTGGCGATGGTGGTGTGTTACGGCGCGATCGGACGTGTCTTGATCCGTGCCGGCGGCAACTGTTGGCGCAGACAGAGGACTTTGCGCCTGATGGCACTTCTGGTGGTTCTTTTCCTTCTCTTTCAGCTTCCTTACACGATGGTGCTTCTGATTAAAATATTCAAACCCACTCAGATAAACTGCGAAGACTGGACCAAGTTCCACCTTCAGGAAAACATAACGCGCAATCTGGCTTATGTGAGGTGCTGCCTGAACCCTTTGCTCTACGCACTCGTTGGGGTCAGATTCAGAAATGACATTATCAGGCTCTTGATGGACACCGGGTGCATGTGCACGTGTGTGTCCCATATAACTCCACAGCATGACAACGGAAGCTCCATCACACCATCGTCTCCAGCTCCAACCATCCTTTCATCCTTCCCATCTTCTTACATGTCTTCCAAGAAAACACCTGCCCTGgacacacctgctgcagacacagCTGAAACCTTCATTTTTCCAATGCCCATATCTAGTAAAAAGACTTCAGGACTTATGAGCTGGTGTCATCAATAA